In Thalassotalea sp. Sam97, a single window of DNA contains:
- the rpoE gene encoding RNA polymerase sigma factor RpoE: protein MSKQNVDQMLVQQVQQGDKNAYNVLVQKYQQKVMNLVSRYVKNQADVADVTQEAFIKAYRALANFRGESAFYTWLYRIAVNTAKNHLMANSRKPPGSDVEVEEAEFYDSGDALRENASPERMLLTEEIRSMIFNTIEQLPEELRVAINLRELDGLSYEEIAQVMDCPVGTVRSRIFRARDAIDKKIKPLLQR from the coding sequence ATGAGCAAACAAAATGTTGACCAGATGTTGGTACAGCAAGTACAGCAAGGGGATAAAAATGCCTACAATGTACTTGTGCAAAAATATCAACAGAAAGTAATGAATCTGGTTTCAAGGTATGTGAAAAACCAAGCAGATGTAGCAGACGTTACACAAGAAGCTTTCATCAAGGCGTATCGAGCCTTAGCCAATTTCCGGGGTGAAAGTGCATTTTATACTTGGTTATATAGAATCGCGGTTAATACTGCAAAGAATCATTTAATGGCAAACTCGCGCAAGCCCCCAGGTAGCGATGTTGAGGTAGAAGAAGCAGAATTTTACGATAGTGGTGATGCATTGCGAGAGAATGCCTCACCTGAGCGAATGTTATTGACGGAAGAGATCCGCTCAATGATATTCAACACCATTGAGCAATTGCCAGAGGAATTACGAGTGGCAATTAATTTACGCGAGCTTGATGGATTAAGTTATGAAGAAATTGCACAAGTAATGGATTGTCCTGTTGGCACCGTGCGTTCGAGAATATTTCGTGCGCGTGATGCGATAGATAAGAAAATCAAACCATTACTACAACGTTAA
- a CDS encoding YqgE/AlgH family protein, which yields MDSLENHLLIAMPNMQDTYFHKTVTYICEHNEQGAMGLVVNIPVRITLHELLGQIDADSRITESLTQRVLAGGPVSPDRGFVLHNTQPGWTSSMALNSEIMITTSKDILESLGTDKAPQQFLVTLGYAGWGPGQLEQEIKDNSWLITRADKQILFDTPVELRWQKAAEKLGIDLGHLSTQVGHA from the coding sequence ATGGACAGCTTAGAAAACCATCTACTGATTGCTATGCCCAATATGCAAGATACCTATTTTCATAAAACGGTTACCTACATTTGTGAGCATAATGAACAGGGCGCGATGGGCTTGGTGGTTAACATTCCCGTTCGTATTACCTTGCATGAACTGCTGGGGCAAATTGATGCCGACAGTCGTATCACCGAATCTTTAACTCAGCGTGTTTTAGCTGGCGGTCCGGTATCGCCAGACCGTGGCTTTGTACTGCATAACACCCAGCCCGGGTGGACCAGTTCAATGGCGCTTAATTCGGAAATTATGATCACCACATCAAAAGATATTCTCGAGTCGTTAGGTACTGACAAAGCGCCACAGCAGTTTTTGGTTACCTTGGGTTATGCTGGGTGGGGACCAGGTCAACTTGAGCAAGAAATTAAAGACAACTCGTGGTTGATAACCCGCGCTGATAAACAGATCTTATTTGATACACCTGTCGAATTACGTTGGCAAAAAGCTGCGGAAAAATTGGGCATTGATTTAGGCCATCTATCAACCCAAGTAGGGCATGCGTAA
- a CDS encoding sigma-E factor negative regulatory protein, which translates to MSENKFESVSAVVDGQDTDSQTLEQLKHDDNYANTFGRYQLIGDVLRGDCSQYLAPNLAADIASAIAAEPTVLAPVQRPSVGQRLKAKVIQLARPAGQMAIAASAAGLMVLGVQHANQTDEQPIAPVQVWQPQYSAGVADPVSYNYSTYSVDQQRQQAIQHHKKLQSLLNDHQAQIKLQQREELNNQQPRQTEQPEGVEK; encoded by the coding sequence ATGAGTGAAAATAAGTTCGAGTCGGTATCGGCAGTGGTTGATGGTCAAGATACTGATTCACAAACTCTTGAGCAGTTAAAGCACGATGATAACTATGCCAACACCTTTGGTCGATATCAGCTAATTGGCGATGTACTGCGAGGAGATTGCAGCCAGTATTTGGCACCAAATCTAGCCGCTGATATAGCATCGGCTATCGCTGCTGAGCCAACTGTGCTAGCGCCCGTGCAACGTCCAAGTGTTGGGCAACGTTTGAAAGCCAAAGTGATTCAGCTTGCTCGTCCTGCAGGACAAATGGCCATTGCAGCAAGTGCCGCAGGATTGATGGTACTTGGTGTGCAACATGCCAACCAAACCGATGAACAACCTATTGCGCCGGTACAAGTATGGCAACCTCAGTATTCCGCGGGGGTGGCCGACCCAGTGAGTTATAACTATTCAACCTATAGCGTTGATCAGCAGCGCCAACAAGCCATTCAACATCATAAAAAATTACAGTCTTTGCTCAATGATCATCAAGCGCAAATTAAATTACAGCAACGTGAAGAATTGAACAATCAGCAACCGCGACAAACCGAACAACCAGAGGGCGTCGAAAAGTAG
- the gshB gene encoding glutathione synthase — MSLRIGVVMDPIENINVAKDSSLAMMLEAQKRGHQLFYMKMEDLYLEQGEARAEVSKVTVYDDESHWYDIEYNDDIALHEMDAILMRKDPPFDTEYIYATYMLERAEEKGTLIVNKPQSLRDCNEKLFTAWFSQFTPKTIVTRSSTRIREFHKQHQDVIIKPLDGMGGSSIFRMGKGEANVGVIIETLTNHGSMYAMVQEYMPEIVDGDKRILIVNGEPMPYCLARIPAQGETRGNLAAGGRGEARPLSAADRLVAETIGQELKKRGLYFVGLDMIGNKVTEINVTSPTCIREIEKAYPISISGKLFDCIEELVSTQ, encoded by the coding sequence ATGTCTTTACGTATTGGGGTCGTGATGGACCCAATTGAAAATATTAACGTTGCCAAGGATTCGTCATTAGCTATGATGCTCGAGGCACAAAAGCGCGGCCATCAATTGTTTTACATGAAAATGGAAGACTTGTACCTTGAGCAGGGAGAAGCTCGTGCTGAGGTTAGCAAGGTGACCGTTTATGATGACGAAAGCCATTGGTATGATATCGAATATAATGACGATATCGCTTTGCATGAGATGGACGCGATTTTAATGCGCAAAGATCCGCCATTTGATACCGAATATATTTATGCGACCTATATGCTGGAGCGGGCAGAAGAAAAAGGTACTTTGATTGTCAATAAGCCGCAAAGCTTGCGCGATTGTAATGAAAAATTATTTACCGCATGGTTTAGCCAGTTCACGCCAAAGACCATAGTGACCCGCAGTTCGACCCGTATTCGAGAATTCCATAAGCAGCACCAAGATGTGATCATTAAGCCGCTTGATGGCATGGGTGGTTCATCTATTTTCCGCATGGGCAAAGGTGAAGCGAATGTCGGAGTTATCATTGAAACCTTGACCAATCACGGTAGCATGTATGCCATGGTGCAAGAATACATGCCTGAGATTGTCGATGGCGACAAACGAATTCTGATTGTCAACGGCGAGCCTATGCCATATTGTTTGGCGCGAATCCCTGCGCAAGGTGAAACTCGTGGTAATTTAGCCGCTGGCGGTCGTGGTGAAGCGAGACCGTTATCGGCGGCAGATCGATTGGTCGCTGAAACCATTGGCCAAGAGTTGAAAAAGCGTGGTTTGTATTTTGTTGGTTTGGACATGATCGGTAATAAAGTAACCGAGATTAATGTCACCAGTCCTACCTGTATTCGCGAAATTGAAAAGGCTTATCCAATAAGCATTAGCGGTAAGCTATTCGATTGTATTGAAGAGCTCGTTAGCACACAGTAG
- a CDS encoding peptidylprolyl isomerase: MKIANNKVVVMHYAVMDSEENLIDSSYDDQPLSFIQGTGFLIPGLENELNDKQVGDTFIVDVSADDAYGQRHDGLVQTVPKALFSAIEDLDVGMQLRAQTDEGEQTVIVIGMEDDEITVDGNHPLAGIDLKFDVEIIEVRDATDEELAHGHVHGAGGCGHHHD, from the coding sequence ATGAAAATTGCAAACAACAAAGTCGTCGTCATGCATTACGCGGTGATGGACAGTGAAGAAAACCTCATCGACAGCTCTTACGATGACCAACCACTAAGTTTCATTCAAGGTACAGGTTTTTTAATTCCTGGTTTAGAAAATGAGCTGAATGACAAACAGGTCGGTGATACCTTTATCGTTGACGTGAGCGCCGATGATGCCTATGGTCAGCGCCACGATGGTCTGGTACAAACAGTACCAAAAGCACTATTTTCAGCCATTGAAGATTTAGACGTGGGTATGCAATTGCGTGCACAAACCGATGAAGGTGAGCAAACCGTTATCGTTATTGGCATGGAAGATGATGAAATTACCGTTGATGGTAACCACCCATTGGCCGGTATTGATCTTAAGTTTGATGTTGAAATTATTGAAGTTCGCGATGCTACTGACGAAGAGTTAGCTCACGGTCACGTGCATGGTGCAGGTGGTTGTGGTCACCACCACGACTAA
- the metK gene encoding methionine adenosyltransferase has product MAKHYFTSESVSEGHPDKIADQISDAVLDAIIAQDKHSRVACETMVKTGVAIISGEVTTEAWVDLEKITRKVITDIGYTSSEVGFDGETCGIMNLIGQQSPEIAQGVDRAKPEEQGAGDQGLMFGYATNETPSLMPAPLYYSHRLVERQAEMRKSGVLPWLRPDAKSQVTFIYEDNKPVAIDAVVLSTQHAPDISQEDLYDAVMENIIKHTLPADLLTEDTKYFINPTGRFVIGGPVGDCGLTGRKIIVDTYGGMARHGGGAFSGKDPSKVDRSAAYAGRYVAKNIVAAGLADRCEIQVSYAIGVAEPTSISIETFGTGKLEEEKLIALVREHFDLRPYGITKMLDLLHPMYQLTAAYGHFGREPFEMTVGDDTFTAFSWEKTDKADALRAAAGL; this is encoded by the coding sequence ATGGCTAAACATTATTTTACCTCTGAATCAGTTTCTGAAGGTCATCCGGATAAAATTGCCGATCAAATTTCTGATGCGGTGTTAGATGCGATTATTGCACAAGACAAACATTCACGTGTTGCGTGTGAAACCATGGTTAAAACCGGTGTTGCAATCATCTCTGGTGAGGTGACGACAGAAGCATGGGTTGACCTTGAAAAGATAACTCGTAAGGTTATTACCGATATTGGTTACACCTCGTCAGAAGTTGGCTTTGACGGTGAAACGTGTGGCATTATGAACCTTATTGGTCAGCAGTCACCTGAGATTGCCCAAGGTGTAGACCGTGCAAAACCTGAAGAGCAAGGTGCCGGTGACCAAGGTTTGATGTTTGGTTATGCAACAAACGAAACGCCATCATTAATGCCAGCTCCTTTGTACTACTCACACCGTTTGGTTGAGCGTCAAGCTGAAATGCGCAAATCTGGCGTATTACCATGGTTACGTCCTGATGCTAAATCACAAGTAACGTTTATTTATGAAGACAACAAACCAGTAGCAATCGATGCGGTTGTTTTGTCAACGCAACACGCTCCAGACATCAGCCAAGAAGATTTGTATGATGCGGTAATGGAAAACATTATCAAGCATACCTTACCAGCTGATTTGTTAACGGAAGATACCAAATACTTTATTAACCCAACCGGTCGTTTTGTTATTGGTGGACCGGTAGGTGATTGTGGTTTAACTGGTCGTAAGATCATCGTTGATACTTATGGTGGTATGGCACGTCACGGTGGCGGTGCGTTCAGTGGTAAAGATCCATCGAAAGTAGACCGCAGTGCAGCCTACGCAGGCCGTTATGTCGCGAAAAACATCGTTGCAGCGGGTCTTGCTGATCGTTGTGAAATTCAAGTGTCTTACGCGATTGGTGTTGCTGAGCCAACATCTATCTCTATCGAAACATTTGGCACGGGTAAGTTAGAAGAAGAGAAGTTGATCGCATTGGTACGTGAGCACTTCGATTTACGTCCTTACGGTATTACTAAAATGCTGGACTTGTTGCACCCAATGTACCAATTAACAGCAGCATATGGTCACTTTGGTCGTGAACCTTTTGAAATGACCGTGGGTGACGATACCTTTACTGCATTTAGCTGGGAAAAAACCGATAAAGCTGACGCTTTACGCGCTGCTGCTGGTTTATAA
- a CDS encoding succinate dehydrogenase assembly factor 2: MSLANNKARLRWACRRGMLELDVLFLPFVDEAWDNLTDQQKVDFERLLECDDPELFAWFMGHEECKDEALNAMVQHILNRVKV; this comes from the coding sequence ATGTCACTAGCAAACAATAAAGCCCGTTTACGTTGGGCCTGTCGTCGCGGTATGTTGGAACTAGATGTGTTGTTTCTACCGTTTGTTGATGAGGCTTGGGATAATTTGACTGACCAGCAAAAAGTAGACTTCGAGCGTTTACTTGAATGTGATGATCCAGAGCTTTTTGCTTGGTTTATGGGACATGAGGAATGCAAGGATGAAGCCCTCAACGCCATGGTACAACACATCCTCAACCGAGTTAAAGTATAA
- the rsmE gene encoding 16S rRNA (uracil(1498)-N(3))-methyltransferase: MSNARFYQAGDYTVGQTITLSDDVFGHVIRVLRLKQGDTIYLFNGDGHDYQATLVEVSKKQAVADITQAIAIDNESPLSIHLGQGISRGDRMDFTLQKSVELGVTKITPLFTERCGVKLNAERLEKKRQQWQKIVISACEQSGRAVVPEVMPAISLQEWLAQPTASLKLNLHPKAQYSIGNLPHQASATRLLIGPEGGLSDDEISEANDSGFVDVLLGPRVLRTETAALAAITALQCKFGDM, encoded by the coding sequence GTGAGTAACGCAAGATTTTATCAGGCTGGCGATTATACGGTCGGCCAAACAATCACTTTATCCGATGATGTGTTTGGGCATGTTATTCGGGTTCTTCGCTTAAAACAAGGCGATACTATTTATCTTTTTAACGGCGATGGCCACGATTATCAAGCGACGCTGGTTGAGGTTAGCAAAAAACAGGCTGTGGCGGATATTACGCAAGCGATAGCTATTGATAATGAGTCACCACTGAGCATTCATTTAGGCCAAGGTATCTCTCGAGGCGATCGTATGGACTTTACTTTGCAAAAGTCGGTTGAGCTCGGTGTAACCAAAATTACCCCTTTGTTTACTGAGCGTTGTGGCGTCAAACTCAACGCTGAACGTCTTGAGAAAAAACGTCAACAGTGGCAAAAAATAGTGATCAGTGCTTGTGAGCAAAGTGGCCGAGCGGTGGTGCCTGAGGTAATGCCAGCGATATCGCTACAAGAATGGTTGGCGCAGCCGACTGCAAGTTTAAAGTTGAATCTTCATCCTAAAGCGCAATATTCAATTGGTAATTTACCGCATCAGGCAAGCGCCACGCGCTTGTTGATAGGCCCTGAAGGAGGTCTTTCCGATGATGAAATTAGCGAAGCAAACGACAGTGGCTTTGTTGATGTGCTATTAGGGCCGCGTGTACTGCGCACCGAAACCGCTGCTTTAGCAGCAATTACCGCCTTGCAGTGCAAGTTTGGCGATATGTAA
- the ygfZ gene encoding tRNA-modifying protein YgfZ yields the protein MNLQTQRPDLSSLPDSFAIDCNNISAISIAGDEADTYLQGQVTCDMNKLSDKGLLVGAHCDAKGKMFAAFRVINHFGQRLLIQSKASIAASMAQLQKYGVFAKVDIKQSDELAFLTLVGEQGVALIEQQFGKVPDSFNPVVQHQQTSIIYLAGDLPRYLIVATEQTIADLQAQSELPKFDGQLWAALEIQSGFVHLNEAAVGEYVPQMVNLQCVNGISFSKGCYMGQETVARMKYLGKNKRALFRLQGQTELALTIANDTLIEVQLGDNWRRGGNILAHYQADSGALEIQAVLASDTPDDAVLRLKDNPEVTLTIAPLPYSLNEH from the coding sequence ATGAATCTTCAAACTCAGCGACCTGACTTAAGCTCGCTTCCTGACAGTTTTGCCATCGACTGTAATAACATTTCTGCCATCAGCATTGCCGGTGATGAAGCCGACACATACCTACAAGGTCAAGTCACTTGTGATATGAATAAACTCAGTGATAAAGGCTTGCTTGTTGGTGCCCACTGTGACGCCAAAGGCAAAATGTTTGCTGCATTTCGAGTCATTAATCACTTTGGCCAACGCTTACTTATTCAAAGTAAAGCCAGCATCGCGGCATCTATGGCACAACTACAAAAGTATGGCGTGTTTGCTAAGGTCGACATCAAGCAAAGCGACGAATTAGCGTTTTTAACGCTCGTTGGCGAGCAAGGAGTGGCGCTTATCGAACAACAATTTGGCAAAGTGCCTGACTCATTTAATCCTGTTGTGCAACACCAGCAAACATCGATTATTTATTTAGCAGGTGATCTGCCACGTTATTTAATTGTCGCAACAGAGCAAACCATTGCCGATTTACAAGCACAGTCTGAGCTACCAAAATTTGACGGCCAACTGTGGGCTGCACTAGAAATTCAATCGGGTTTTGTGCATCTAAATGAAGCGGCGGTTGGCGAGTACGTGCCACAGATGGTTAATTTACAGTGCGTTAATGGCATTAGTTTCAGCAAAGGCTGTTACATGGGCCAAGAAACGGTTGCTCGGATGAAATATTTAGGTAAAAACAAACGTGCTTTATTTCGCTTACAAGGTCAGACAGAGCTAGCGCTAACTATTGCTAATGATACCCTTATCGAAGTACAACTGGGTGATAATTGGCGCCGTGGTGGCAATATCCTTGCCCATTACCAAGCCGATAGCGGTGCGTTAGAAATTCAAGCGGTATTGGCAAGTGATACCCCTGATGATGCTGTACTGCGTCTAAAAGACAATCCTGAGGTGACCTTAACAATAGCACCTCTACCTTATTCTTTGAATGAACACTAA
- the nadB gene encoding L-aspartate oxidase, with product MKQQHNCDVLIIGSGAAGMTLALKLAANADVILLSKGPINEGSTLYAQGGIAAVFDENDSIESHVQDTLIAGNGICDEDIVTFTAENARDSMQWLIDQGVDFDQQINADGKPEYHLTREGGHSHRRILHAADATGKTIQLTLGEQVKNHSRIRVFERFNAVDLVKQQVDGKNQCIGAYAWNRNAEKVEAIYAQQTILATGGASKVYQYTSNPDIASGDGIAMAWRAGCRVANMEFNQFHPTCLYHPQAGTFLLTEALRGEGAILRRPDGSRFMPEFDDRAELAPRDVVARAIDYEMKRLGADCMYLDISHKEPAFIKSHFPTIYQRTSELGFDMTKQPLPVVPAAHYTCGGVMTDKFGQTDVANLYAIGEVSYTGLHGANRMASNSLLECIVFARSAAQDIQQKLSDKAKIVQIPAWDESRVTNSDEEVVIQHNWHELRLFMWDYVGIVRTTKRLERALNRVNLLNTEIQEYYKNFRVSNNLLELRNLVQVAELIILSAMQRKESRGLHYTLDYPEQLPQSGPTVLTPNSTNN from the coding sequence ATGAAACAGCAACATAATTGCGACGTGTTAATTATAGGCAGCGGCGCTGCAGGCATGACCCTCGCACTCAAACTCGCCGCTAATGCCGACGTCATATTACTCAGCAAAGGCCCTATTAATGAGGGCTCAACACTATATGCTCAAGGTGGCATTGCCGCTGTATTTGACGAAAACGACTCGATAGAATCCCATGTCCAAGATACTCTTATTGCAGGTAATGGCATTTGTGATGAAGACATTGTTACCTTTACCGCTGAGAATGCCCGTGACTCAATGCAATGGTTGATTGATCAGGGCGTAGACTTTGATCAACAAATCAATGCCGATGGTAAACCAGAATATCATTTAACCCGTGAAGGCGGCCATAGCCATCGCCGTATTCTGCACGCTGCGGATGCAACCGGTAAAACGATTCAGCTCACCCTTGGCGAACAAGTAAAAAATCACTCTCGCATTCGTGTGTTTGAACGTTTTAATGCCGTTGATTTGGTTAAGCAACAGGTTGACGGTAAAAATCAATGCATTGGTGCTTATGCTTGGAATCGCAATGCAGAAAAGGTTGAGGCGATATATGCACAACAAACCATTTTAGCAACCGGCGGTGCGTCAAAGGTGTATCAATACACCTCTAATCCTGACATTGCCAGCGGTGATGGTATTGCCATGGCGTGGCGAGCGGGTTGTCGGGTAGCAAATATGGAGTTCAATCAATTTCATCCCACTTGCTTATATCACCCACAAGCGGGGACTTTCTTACTTACCGAGGCATTACGAGGTGAAGGGGCCATTTTACGTCGCCCTGATGGTAGCCGGTTTATGCCTGAGTTTGATGACCGTGCCGAACTCGCACCGCGCGATGTGGTTGCTCGAGCAATTGACTATGAAATGAAACGCTTAGGTGCCGATTGCATGTATCTTGATATCAGCCATAAAGAGCCGGCATTTATCAAGTCACACTTCCCTACCATTTATCAGCGTACCAGCGAGCTTGGTTTTGATATGACGAAACAGCCATTACCCGTGGTACCTGCGGCACATTACACTTGTGGTGGCGTAATGACTGACAAGTTTGGTCAAACCGACGTTGCCAATTTATATGCCATAGGTGAAGTCTCCTATACCGGTTTGCATGGTGCTAACCGCATGGCCAGTAACTCGTTGCTTGAGTGTATCGTTTTTGCTCGCAGTGCTGCCCAAGATATTCAACAGAAGCTATCGGACAAAGCGAAAATTGTACAAATTCCAGCATGGGATGAAAGCCGTGTGACAAACTCCGATGAAGAAGTCGTGATTCAACATAACTGGCATGAACTGCGTTTGTTTATGTGGGATTACGTTGGTATTGTGCGCACCACAAAACGCTTAGAGCGAGCCTTAAATCGCGTTAACTTACTCAATACAGAAATCCAAGAGTACTATAAAAACTTTCGCGTCAGTAATAATTTGCTCGAGTTACGTAACTTAGTGCAAGTCGCAGAACTTATCATTCTCTCGGCGATGCAACGCAAAGAATCACGAGGTTTACACTACACCTTAGATTACCCCGAGCAGCTGCCACAGTCAGGGCCAACAGTACTAACGCCTAACAGCACAAACAACTAA